The following nucleotide sequence is from Diospyros lotus cultivar Yz01 chromosome 3, ASM1463336v1, whole genome shotgun sequence.
CAATCACAAGCTTTGCGATAGTTGTCTAGAGCTAATGTGGTTTCCACTACATCCTGAGTCTCAATGAAGACAAGCTTATGTTGCATTATTTCCtgcaataatatataattataaaagaaagtAGGTGAAGGAGAATGGAAACAACACCCaacttaaataaaagaaatgctaGGCAAccagaaaaaaagtgaaatcaaAGTTACCAGAAAATTCATTATTGGGTAAACTGTCTATAAAACCCTCTATGGTATATTTTCACCAACGAGGTCCCTATACTTTTCTTAAATAGCCAAGACATCCCTCTATTAACTTTTCACACGGacaccattaattaatttaaagttaattaatttttcaattttttcctaCTTTTGCTAtcgaattaaaaaaaaagaacagtTGCGCCACTAGGTTAGCAGCCATTGTTGGCCCTCCCTCCCTGCAACAAAGATGGTGGAATCCATTGCAGCCATTGCCAATGGTTCCTATACGTACATCTCTACAACCATTTCCTAATGCTTATATGTATCTATCACTATGTATGTATCTGAATTTGTATCGTAAGGTCTTCATAAAGTATGATAtgatttcatataaaaaaaaattcacttaaGTTGCCAGAAAGCTTtctataacagaaaataaacaaaaggaaaTAACGAGATGAAAGAAATTTCTGGATAAGGCTGGATAAGAATATATAATAGGTCAGAGTTCTTGCCTTTAGAATGCCCTTCTCATTCCAACTATTGACTATTCCATCCATATATGAGTAACTAACAAAAAAGCACACTATTCCATCGGGAACAATAGACACCATCTCCAGCAAAAGCCTCCCATAATTTCTTTCCACACTTTCATCTCTTCTCATGTCGTATTTTGTGCTAACTGGAAGCTGATCACTGAAAATGACAAGTAAAACAGAATCTGTGggaaaacaaaagaataaagaaacaaattgaatagcaaaatgaaatacaaataaCCAAAATGTAACATGATTGTTAAAACACCTACCTTCCACGAGTCAAAACCATGGGGCATATGCAATCTCTTGTCAATGACATTGTAAAGCTTCGGCTAATAACTGGATTGAAATTAAGAAGACGAGGGTAGAGATCAATTGGGCTCAGAGTTCCAGAAGTAATTACAACTGACTGGAACCGATCAAAAACAGGCTTTATGGCAAGAGAGGCATCGTGGCAGCTAAGCTGGGAAGCCAAAATGAAGGAACAAATATTCACTTATCAATAACCCCAATGATAAAATAGAAGACACGATTGAAATGATCAGTACCTATTAACACGATCATAAGAACTGATGTAGACATCAGTTAAATAGACAACTTCTTTACGTTTAGATAGGTGGCAGAGATGGAATATCATTCATTATAACTTTGTACAAGGAGAAAAAAGGAAGATAAAATGATCAAGACATCAATCTTTTCCTTCAGATGCTGGAATTATACTAGACCGAAACAGTTAACACATGGATCTGATTCAAATACATATATTTGACCAATTAGTAATAGACAAGTTATGTCACATGTAATATATGTCGACCATGGCATCATATCAGCAATAATTTAAGCAGCTGCTGTTCAATTTTTCAGTAATGATAATGGACCAGCACCTCACTTATTTctcgaaaaataaaaaatagagtcGAATTAAACCAAAAGGAATGAGTAAAACATCGCACATTAATATACCTGCAACACAGGATCTGGAATGTTTGGCATTCTCTCATCAAAAGGTTCAATTATAATTGAGAAGCCCCGAGTGTATGTCCCTACAAGTGTTGCAAAGTCACAAATTGTTTGAATTGGTAAAAATTCATCTGTGTCAGTTATCTCTAGCGTCAGCATCAGAGAGTGCAGGCGATCGTAACAGAATCTCAGAACCTTCTGGTCAATCCCAACCTGCGCATTTACAGAGGCCACAAAGCCAACAGGTCCCTCCTTTTCAACATTCTCAGTTTGCAGACGTCCTTTGAGATACTGCACTAACCTACGTAACACAGAAAGGAAATGCTCCGCTCGGCGAATATTTCCTGGCACTGCTTCTTTTAGTATATCATCAGGTAGAGCAGGATTTGTAAGCCAAGCATCCCCAACTGCAAGGGGGAAACATAATATTTGAGAAAACAGGCAATAATGTCATATCAGAAGAAGAGCAATGAATAGTCCACGAGAACACTACGTACTAGGTAAATTCCCCCTTTGTGCCAAACCTTCAACAAGCCGGTTATATTCTGCACGTAATCTGCCTGCATCAACGGCCTTAAACCTTCCTACCATTCCAAAACGAAGTAAAACCATGTATCAAATTTTACTCAGAAAAAAGTGTAAGCTTCAAAGCATTTTTCGCCGAGAACAAGAAGCatacaaacaaagacaaattatCAGCAAGCAATATAATTTGTAATCCTGATATTACGCACAAGGTACGCAAAATGTGTCATTCATTGAGAACATTAGGAGAGAAGAAGCTTCCAAGTTATTTTAAGATAAATCTCTTCAACACAAGGAAGCAAGCAAGAGTCGACAAAATTCAGTGCATTAGTGCAGCTAAAGAAAAAGTAGAGTAACTATGGTTATCAAATTGTGAAGTCACAACCGGGGATCTACTCAAGGTtcttacataaaaaatatgGGGCAAGAGTACATCTAAGGAGGTGTATACATTTTGAACTAATGTTGCTCAAGCCTTCAAATGTCTCCCTTTAGTTTCTTAGTAGCTGAGGTTTTGGGTGCAAGCCGAGCTACCTTTAATTAACGTGCTCTAGTAAAAgaacaaataatattaataataataactggaAGCATTACAACTTGACCCGTGAAGTTCCAACCTGGATTGCAGCTCTACAACCGAAGAAACATGCAAAACAGGGTAACTAAATTTTTCCATAGGGAGCACGATCTCAGCAGATAGTTTATTGATTGATAGGTTATCAAGACAAAGAACAAATGATCAAATGTTCTAATGCAATACAGTATACTTCAAGGCAAAGAATGAACTTGTCAAACCACCTAACAGAAGATTTTTCTTAAACAAATAATGACAACAACTATAATCAAAGAATATTTGCTCAATTGGGCAACAATAATCATAAAGGTCGAGAAACAAAATGCAGAATGCAATTGGATTTTATAGCAAACAAAAGTAATCAAACGGGGGCGGCCATACCTTTCAATATCCTGAGACATCTTATTGAGATTTCTTGTTGCCCCTTCAAGTGTCTGGCTCCTGACACTGACACTGAGAGCTTCAATACACACATTGTCAATGTTGTGCGCCTCATCAAACACCACCACAGATTCCCTCTGCATTTCCTTGGATATGATGCCAGCCACCTTCGGATCAAGCAAGTACTGGTAACTGTAAACCACAACGTTGGCAAACTGCACCATATGGCGCGCAAGGAAGTAGGGGCACCACCCTTTCTCCTTCCCAAATGTTCTCAAATCCTGCAAGAGATGACCAAACACAAATCCTAGTTCAAGGAATTGCGAAATGGAAGAGCTAGGGCAATGAGCCAGGACGGAAGGAAGGAACCTGCAAGGTGTAGACGCCCGGGGGCAAGACGGCCTCGGAGGCGGCCCTTTCGTAGTTCTCGAAGAAGGGACAGGTAGGGACGTTAGGGTTCTCGACGGCGAGGGCGCGGACCCAGCTGGCGGTGAGCTTGCGGCAGGCGGCATCGACGGTGTCGCGGTTGTCGGCGGAGACGACGGAGGGGTTGATGCAGAGGTTCTTGCGGGAGGAGAGGCCAAGGGCGAGGAGGCGGGCGGAGGGGCCGAGGTGGAGGACCTGGTAGCGGTGGAGGAGGCGGAGCTCGGCGAGGGTTTTCTCCATCTCGTGGACGGTGCGGGTGCAGTAGAGGAGCTTGAGGGGATTGGAGGGCTTGGAGAGGGCGTAGCTGGTGATGAGCGAGAGGAGAGCAATGGTCTTGCCGGTGCCGGTGGGCATCTCGAGGAGGCAGTGTCCTCTGGCATCTAGGGCTCGCTTCAGCTCCACCATGTACTCGTACTGCTCCGGGTATATCTGCTCGTACGGGAAATACACCGTCACGTCTTCGATTTCGAACTTCatcttctctccctccctctatCTCCCTCTACTGCTAACACagcagaagcagcagcagcattcAGGTTGCAATCAGCATCTTCTGCTCTCCACTGTAACTCTTAAGGATGAATGGAATGCCCGTCTGGTGTTTGATCGGCGGCTCCATTCCCCACGCTACTACATTTATGCAACATAAACCCCGCTTCTCAAACGATGTCGTTCAGTTCCAACGGTGGATCAAATTCAACACTTTTATTGATGGAAAAGTCTAGAGAGTCCGACCGACTTATCAATCAGATTATCAAAAGGGGGTAAAAACATGAATTTATCCACACGCCCTGCTCTTTTCTTTCCCCTCATATGGATTGTCCTACCCCTGCTCTCTTATCTCCCCTTCCCATGGCCACCGCCTCGTCGTTGCCCTCGCCTCGTTGACAGTCGCTACAAAATGATGTTTATTACGACCACAAAATTGGTAAAATGATCTGTGAATAAAAGACCCCCTTGATTGCATCCAAAGGCAATGCTTTCGCTAATAGTGtatttatttcctttactaGGACTTGATTAGTTAATGAGGACAAGTCCTAATActcagtaaaaataatatatataaaatagcaAATCATAGTTTATAGCAACACATGGAAAGGAAAACATAAAGTGATTTATATATACAGGTCTATCCATCCCGAACTCTTGAGCTGGTGATTACGCCCCAACACGAACTTTATTTTGttcttaaaatttataacttCATGCTTAGACacttttttattatctaatataagttataatcataaaatttgcacacaaaatatatatcaacCCTTACTGATTGTCTTGATAAATCTCTTTGACTAAATTTTTAAGTGTTGAAAACACATTTGCCACATGTTATAATTATTCTAACAAAATTCAacataataaattgaaagaattattttaactaaatattactaaattacttttaaatataataatatcgaATCTCATACCTTAAATTATGATTACAATGTTCTTACTTGCTCCACCACTAACTCTTAATCtttcctttaaatttttactCGTAAGCACTTAATTCTCacaaaaatactttatttataaagctcttcttccattttatttcaaaattttaaacaatatttttactctcattcttttttttctttcttcttcttctcacatgctATTATTATGTAATTACAAAAGtatcaaatcaatttaaattcATGCTCATTGCATGCCCCATGCCTCACTTTGACAAGTTAAATTGACAatcaactttaattttataataagatGTATGCTCCCATCATTTATCAATCTTATCCTCTCAATAAATATCTTTTCACATCCTCATTTAATGGGCTGCAACTTTCAATTAATGCTATTTTATTCACATAACTTCCCTTTTCTCGTGGCTATAATTGTTTGCAATTGGAGACAAATCAAAAATTAACTTTTCAGCAGCATCCACATGGAACAGCAAACAGCATCAAGGAGCCCAGTGGCGTCATTGACACCCCCATTGGCTGGAAAAAATTCTAGCAAAACCTTCAACACACGCCCCCGCAGGGCAGATCGAACCCACGTCACATGGCCAGCCAACACCCGCGCGCGATCGCCGACGCTACAACCTCCTTCACTTATTAATGTACAATTcattaaatttatactaatatcAGTTTcgagttttcaaaatttcacaaaaaccctacaaattttaaaaaactcttAATCCTCCccttattcaaaaaatatagaaattttaattttttccattaAATTTCTCGAATCCAAAATcaccaataaatcataaataattcatcttaattacaaaaattaattttttcaaaatatcaagatattacaaaacttttgaaaatctttAAGAAATTTGATGTTTCACAAatagaaatgatattttataatgtgaaataaaagagtaaaataattattttaacgctctctcatttttcttctagttttagaaaaaaaaaatgatgaatctAGTCAAATCACTGTTGCTTAATGACAATATCAATTTTGGCATCTATAATAAACCACAAATATAAACCtaggtttgaaaaaaaaagagacgcATACCCTTACACCATCAACGCTATACCACCATAGAAAATGCCATCGACATCATGCTCTCATCAATCTAGATACAAATGATTCAACTGAACCCTACCCATGCATCTAGGTCCAATCATaccaagataaagaaaaagaaacattacATACAAAGATGACCACTTATGACCATGGTGATTTAGTTGTAGAAGAAAGgtcagagaagaaaaaaagagataagaatTGGTGGCAACAATGTTAAAAAGGAAAAGCTGATAGTGATAAAGATTTCAAGTATAGAAAcaataaagagagaaaagagaaaagaaatattttaaatatatatgttgctcatttttaaatatttaactaaaattaattaatgaaaaaaaaaactacgaacataatattaaatttcaaagaaatttatttcatttttaaaatattaaaaatgattctTACAATTTTACTAAATCCCAAAaatattctttataatttttcatgattATTTAAGTCCCcacttattatataatttataagtttAGAAGTAAAGTAGTTGCTAAAGTAATgtttctaaataataataataataataataaaacactaTCAAGTGTGGAGAAAATTTTTCGAATGAATATCACATGGCTTATGCACAAATAAAGCGTGCAAATGGTCGGTTTAATTATTGAACCAACCAATTAAACCGATTCACTAAtcgattaaattgaattgaaaaggaaaactaaatcaaaccgaccaattaatctaaaaaattgagCAAATCGATAATCGAAAAACTGAACCAAAACCATATAATCCGAATCAAACCAAACTAATTAAAccaaagaaatgcaaaaaaaactgAAGAAACCAAAATAACTGATAGAAAAaatacaaaccaaaaaaaatgacatcattttataaatatcaaaacaatatcattttaaagttcGATCAATTCGATTAGTTCGATTCTTTCAATCAAAAAACTGAACCGAAAACagaattttagagaaaaattaatacaagaaaaaaatcaaactaaactaACAAGTTTTGTCAATTTGGATAAACCAAACTTTTGCTATTCACTATGTACAAACATTAAGCCACAACGCTCAATATGTTTTTTCTTAATGCTCTTGTGCAGAAATAACTTTTTGTAACCCAAAGATTGGATAGCTTCAAATGCTTAAGAACAATTATATTTGTAAGATATTATGAATAATGCTAATTATTGTCTTAATATAATAGTTAAACACCAAtaaatgcattttatttttagataaagtacatttattattaatcaataaaCTTATTTAGATATTGATAATAAGAAGCAATAAATACACTTTATCTGAAAAACACGGTGTGTTATTAGAGTTTAACCATTCCTCTTTGAGCAATAGTTAACATTGCCCAAAGATCATATAAGAAAGATAGAATATAAGACTTAATCATAAGTCTCCGTTTGTGTTGCACAACACATAATACATGAGTTTGCAACAAAAACGGGGCTCTTTTAGCGGTGATATGCTTCACCAGACAACATCTACCACATTTTGCCAATACACACAATATGTTGGAAGAAATGGAATCATCAACATGCCAATATCATAGAAAAAATAGGAGTTACCATGCCATTAACACTGCAGCATTTATGCAATGAAGTATCAACAGCTAGCATACTCCGAATTCTCTCCAAAATGGTAAGAACCACCCTTCTCAGTCTTCTGTGGATGATGTTTTGAACGCTAGGCCCTTAACTACATGTCTACACTGAAACCTGCAGTAAGACATAGTCTAACAGTTTATGCTGGGAATTTCTTGGCCAACAGATAGGGGCCAAACTTTGAAAGCCAATGGATTTCCCAGTAAAAAGGGAACACAAAAATATAGTGATCAATGCCCCGGGGTCTGCCCAAATGTCACATTTCCAAAGATGACGCAGCATGAATATTTCTGTTATTTAATGCTTAGATTTGGACTACTAGACTTGCGATCAACAGTTACATAACATAAATGATCACTAAACTTTgtattaagatataaaaaggtcactaaacttcaatttgtatcaaaaggTAATTGAATTTCAATTCAGTATGCAATTTTATAACTATCATAAGTTGTTATTAAAAAATGCTAATAAAATATTgacatttttatactttaatgcAAAATTCAGTGACCTTTTTGTACTTTTGTGCAAAGTTCAGTGATCATTTGTGTTACTTAGCCGTCCACATTGTTAGCCACATTAGCATCTCGTTGGCCTCTTTTAACAATAATTGAcgataattatgaaattatatactaaattgaaattcagtaatattttaattacaaattaaaatttagtaatatttttatatctcagTGCAAATTCAATGACCATTTATGCTATTTAGCCTACTGTTAACACCATACAAGAAAAAGGGATGTTACTCTCAAAATATTGAATTACCAGATTAAATCATTTGAAGAACCATCTCTCAAACTGATTGAGTCGGCAGTTTGACCATTCATATCCTGATATTGGGTTTTACACTTGAGTAGTAATCTGAAAGGCACTATCTGCATAAGGTATAAACCGTAAAGAATAGTACAGTTAGGCAGTGTAAAAAAATGAATCATGAATA
It contains:
- the LOC127797575 gene encoding general transcription and DNA repair factor IIH helicase subunit XPD isoform X2, whose translation is MKFEIEDVTVYFPYEQIYPEQYEYMVELKRALDARGHCLLEMPTGTGKTIALLSLITSYALSKPSNPLKLLYCTRTVHEMEKTLAELRLLHRYQVLHLGPSARLLALGLSSRKNLCINPSVVSADNRDTVDAACRKLTASWVRALAVENPNVPTCPFFENYERAASEAVLPPGVYTLQDLRTFGKEKGWCPYFLARHMVQFANVVVYSYQYLLDPKVAGIISKEMQRESVVVFDEAHNIDNVCIEALSVSVRSQTLEGATRNLNKMSQDIERFKAVDAGRLRAEYNRLVEGLAQRGNLPIGDAWLTNPALPDDILKEAVPGNIRRAEHFLSVLRRLVQYLKGRLQTENVEKEGPVGFVASVNAQVGIDQKVLRFCYDRLHSLMLTLEITDTDEFLPIQTICDFATLVGTYTRGFSIIIEPFDERMPNIPDPVLQLSCHDASLAIKPVFDRFQSVVITSGTLSPIDLYPRLLNFNPVISRSFTMSLTRDCICPMVLTRGSDQLPVSTKYDMRRDESVERNYGRLLLEMVSIVPDGIVCFFVSYSYMDGIVNSWNEKGILKEIMQHKLVFIETQDVVETTLALDNYRKACDCGRGAVFFSVARKLEFLVGILSASSTSPRSP
- the LOC127797575 gene encoding general transcription and DNA repair factor IIH helicase subunit XPD isoform X1; amino-acid sequence: MKFEIEDVTVYFPYEQIYPEQYEYMVELKRALDARGHCLLEMPTGTGKTIALLSLITSYALSKPSNPLKLLYCTRTVHEMEKTLAELRLLHRYQVLHLGPSARLLALGLSSRKNLCINPSVVSADNRDTVDAACRKLTASWVRALAVENPNVPTCPFFENYERAASEAVLPPGVYTLQDLRTFGKEKGWCPYFLARHMVQFANVVVYSYQYLLDPKVAGIISKEMQRESVVVFDEAHNIDNVCIEALSVSVRSQTLEGATRNLNKMSQDIERFKAVDAGRLRAEYNRLVEGLAQRGNLPIGDAWLTNPALPDDILKEAVPGNIRRAEHFLSVLRRLVQYLKGRLQTENVEKEGPVGFVASVNAQVGIDQKVLRFCYDRLHSLMLTLEITDTDEFLPIQTICDFATLVGTYTRGFSIIIEPFDERMPNIPDPVLQLSCHDASLAIKPVFDRFQSVVITSGTLSPIDLYPRLLNFNPVISRSFTMSLTRDCICPMVLTRGSDQLPVSTKYDMRRDESVERNYGRLLLEMVSIVPDGIVCFFVSYSYMDGIVNSWNEKGILKEIMQHKLVFIETQDVVETTLALDNYRKACDCGRGAVFFSVARGKVAEGIDFDRHYGRLVIMFGVPFQYTLSRILIARMEYLRETFQIKEGDFLTFDALRQAAQCVGRVIRSKADYGMMIFADKRYSRHDKRSKLPGWILSHLRDAHLNLSTDMAVHIAREFLRRMAQPYDKSGGGNKKTLLSEEDLKKMDNGRFAQMF